GATAGAATCGGATTGCTCATATAGAATTGGGTTGAATTATTGGCGAAAGATAGGGAATTTGGGGGGATGATTGACGATTAACCCTTCCTGACGTCAGGACAGGCTCTACACTGAAGTCAGAAATCTGCCGGAAACTTCAAAAATCACTATTCGCTAATCCCTGATCGTCAATCCTTTTCGATTGAAGATCAGGGATCAACGATTTTTGATTTGTGAAGAATGATGTGGAGCTGGAGGCTCCTGAACTTACTAGGTAAATAGATTTATAATCAGTATTTTATATTGTTTAAAAATTAACGGGTATCCGAATAGGTATCTTATTAAACTAAAGTCATCCAAATTTCCATTCTTGTTAATCACCCTTTTTAATTTCAACGGATCTCATCCTTTTATTACTGCCAGGAATTATATTCCATTTCGATTTTTACGAATTGCAAGACAAATCATATTTCCAGGATTTCAATGCTTCCCAATTGGTTGATATATAGGAATTTTCTTGTGTTATGTATAAAAAATTTGTATATTGGGCTGGATAAAAACCTTTTAGTCATGAGAGCAGTAATCTTTTCAATAGTTGCTTTCTTTCTATGCAACATTCACTTCAGTCAGGATACTTTACATGTTCCGGTGCCGTATACCACAATTCAAGGAGCAATAAATGCTTCTTCAGATGGAGATGTTGTATTGGTGCAGCCGGGAATATACTATGAGAACATAAACTTCAATGGAAAGGGAATTACACTGGGTTCTCTGGAACTGACAACCGGGGACACCTCTTATATTTCCCAGACGATTATTGATGGGAACCAAAGTGGATCTGTCGTATTGTTTATCAATGGAGAAGATTCTACTGCAATCATAACAGGTTTTACTCTTACTAACGGAAATAGTTTAAATGGTGGAGGCATATACTGCAACCTAAATTCATCCCCTGTGATCAGAAATTCTATTATCTCCAATAACTCAGCAGAAGATGGTGGTGGAATAAATTGCCATAACGGTAATTGTTCGCCCCTATTGATAAACCTCACAATAAAACAAAACAATGCTTCAGATGATGGAGGAGGTATTTGGGTGCATCATCCATCTACCATATATGTTGAAAATACCCGAATAATACAAAATACTTCTGGGCATAAGGGTGGGGGGATATGGTGGAATGGTCCTGCTGTACCCTATTTGAAAGATGTTTGTATAAATAATAACTCTGCAAGTTTTGGAGGTGGGGCCTGCTGTGAGGCTGCAATTTTTCAGACTGTTAATCCACTATTTGAAAACGTCACTTTTACTGAAAACACTGCAAACAATGGAGGTGGTGTGTATATTGATGACACAAGCCCTATTTTCATGAACTGTATTTTTTGGAATAACTCTCCTAATGAAATAAGCACAGAGTCTTCTGCAAATGTGACTGTTTCATATACTGATATAGAAAACGGCTGGTCTGGTGCCGGTATTGGTAATATTGACAATGATCCTTTATTTGCAGATCCTCTGAATAGAGATTTCCATTTGACCATTGGCTCCCCCTGCATTGATACTGGAAATCCAGATCCCGCATATAATGATCCTGATGGAACCAGAAACGATATGGGAGCGTATTACTTTAACCAGCCATCACTGGAAATTGATACCATTTACGCTGATCCACAGACAGTATGTCCTGGCGATTCAAGCCAATTAAATGTTACTATTATTAATGTTGCCGGAATTCCGATTTTTAACTGGACATCCGATCCGCCAGGTTTCTCCTCTACCTTGCAAAATCCGGTTGTTTACCCGCTTGTTACGACTGAATATATTGTTACTGTTACGGATGATAATAGCAGTGTGACAGACAGTGTTATGGTAAGCATTTATCCCCCGGTTGAAATTGATACCGTATATGCTGATCCACAGGAAATATGTTCAGGTGAATCAAGTCAGTTAAATGTAACCGTTATCAATGCCACAGGTGACCCTATATTCAACTGGGTTTCCAATCCTCCGGGTTTCAACTCAACGCTTCAGAATCCCGTTGTAACTCCAACAGTTACAACTACATATATTGTTACTGTGACAGATAACTGTAACTCTGTGTCAGACAGTACTATAGTTACTGTATACCCTCTTCCGCAATTATTTACTGTAACCGGAGGCGGAGAATACTGTGAAGGAGGATTAGGTGTTGATGTGGGATTGGATGATTCTGAAGCAGGTATCCAGTATGAATTGTACATTGATGGTAATTCCACAGGAAATATTATTGCTGGAACAGGCTCCCAAATCAGTTTTGGTAATCAGACAGTTGAAGGGATATATACTGTCTTTGGAAGTTCTGATAATTGTTCGATCCAGATGAATGGTTACACCACTGTATCAATCATAACCCCCTATGAAGGAGAAGAAATATGCCTTGTGACAGTAGCAAATCAAAACATGATTATCTGGAATAAGACACCGGGTGAAAATATCAAATCTTACAACATCTACCGTGAAACCACCCAATCCGGTATTTATGAATGTATTGCAAGCATTCCGTACAGTAGTTTCAGCACATATTTAGATTTAAACTCTTACCCTGAACAAAAGGCATACCGCTATAGGATATCGGTTATTGATTCATGTGATAATGAATCCGGCCTAAGTCCCCACCACAAAACTATACATTTAACAGTAAGTGCCGGTGTGAACGGCTGGAACTTGATATGGAGCGGTTATGAAGGAATAGATTTCGGGACATACTACATATATCGTAGTATCCTTTGGGGAAGTTTTACCTTACTGGACTCCATACAGGGTAATCTTACATCCTATACTGACCTGAATTCCTCGATTTTTCTATCCCTTTATAAAATTGCTATTGTTAATCCGGAAGGCTGTAATCCAATGGCAGAATTAACCGGTTATGATACAGCATTTTCCAATATAGCCTATGCTGATCCTGTGCTCCTTATTGAACCCGACAAGGCTGAGGTTGAACTTGATTATCATTCTGATACGAAAACATTAACCATTAATAACCTTGCTTATAATGAAGCTGGAACCATTAGTGTTTATGACATTTGTGGCAGGTCAGTTTTATCTCAGGGGATAAATTCTCATAAATGTTCTTTTAACCTTGAGAATGTATCACCAGGATTATTTATCATCCATGTTTCAACTAACTACCAAAAGATTAGTAGGAAGGTTTTTATTAATTAGTATGCTTGATCTGCTTCATTTTCTGCAGGTTCACTTGATTTCTCAAATAAAATATCCCATATCTGATGATTGATAGATTGCATACCCAAAAAGTTATCACATATCCACATTTTGAACGCTCAGTAGTAATCCGAAACCTGATAGAATAATTAAATGATATCAGAAAAGAAGGGGGGTAGTCCGCAAAAACCATTTTTCCACCCAGGAGCACCCTCTGCACAATGGTATTAAATGAATGTATCTCTGTTTGTTAAGGGTAGGACTTTACACCTGGCTTGTTTTATAACCCTTTCTTAAACTCTCTGTATCAATTGTAGTTACAGGTTTTTATTCATAATAGCCTATCCTGACTCATTGATAAACATGCTTTTAATAGTTCTTTTAGAAAATTGCCTTGTTCTACATTAGGCTAAACATGTGCGGATATTTTGACATTAGTGTTAATTGATAGCATTCACTTTCAATAAATCTACCCTCAATATCCATGAACTTCTTTTAATTTTTCCTAAAGGCACGAGGCCTTTGCAGATGAGCGTTGCCTTTGATCGATTTCGAAGTTTTAAGGATTAAGTAATTCTACTAATTTATATTGATTTTTCTTGCATAAGACAAAACCTTACGTTAAATTGCGGTTTAATTTTTTAATCCAAATCTACCTATGTTCGCAAAAGTCATTAACATATTGTTAGTTGGTGTCATCTTTTTGACTTATTTCCCCCTCGTTGCCGTTAGCCAGGAAATTCATAGTAATGATTTAATGGAACCACAGTTCCTGGATCCCACATTTGTTGATATTAATGCCGGATTAATAGGTACCTACAATGGAGCTAGTCAGTGGGCTGATTTTGATAATGATGGGGATTTGGATCTGATAATTACGGGGAATATAAATGGAACCCAATGCACCACCGCCGTTTATATGAACTATAATAATACATTTAGCTTGATGAGCACAGGTTTAATAGGGGTTAGCAGTGGCAGCCTGGATTGTGGTGATTATGATAATGATGGAGATATTGATATTGTTATAGTTGGCAATCACATGGCAAATAGGGACACCTCCATTATCTATAAAAACCAGGGTAGCTTTAACTTTACTGATATAGGGGCAAATATCCAGGGAATGGGCGGATATGCAAGATGTAAATGGGGTGATTATGATAATGATGGTGATTTGGATCTTATTTTAATTGGGATGGACACGGAATCTGGAGGAATACACTTAACCAAGTTATATAGAAATGATGGCAATGATATTTTTACAGAAGTATCAACAAATATAACTGGTTTATTTGCATCCAGTGTAAACTGGGGAGATTATGATAATGATGGAGACTTGGATTTAATTATTTCTGGTGTGGATCAAGTATATGCAAAACATACAATTGTCTATAATAATTCAGGTGGTATTTTTACAAATATTGGCTTTAATTTTCCTGGAGTATCGGACGGAGTTGTCACATGGGCTGATTATGATAATGAAGGAGATTTAGATATTCTAATAGTTGGTTCTAACAGCACTGGTCAACTTATTTCTGGATTATTTAGGAATGATGGAAATGATATTTTTACTGAGATAACTACACCAATCGTTGGAGTAGATTATGCATACATCTCCTGGGGTGATTATAATAATGATGGCTTCATTGATATTATCGTTTGTGGTGATGACAGCTTTTCAGGAACAAACCCAATTACGAAATTATATAGAAATGATGGTTCTGGCAATTTTGTCTATGAATCCACATCCATAGCTGGATTATGCAGTGGTAGAATATCGTGGGGTGATTATGATAACGACCATGATCTGGATATATTAATCAATGGGCATTCAGGAGATAACGGAGGCGGGATTCCTTACTTGTTAATTTATAGAAATGACGGTTCAATATTTAACTCTTTACCTGAAGCTCCCTCATCATTGTCTTGTGTGTTAGATAACGGAAGCGTCAGACTTAGCTGGAACAAAGGCAATGATATTGAGACAGGGGTAAATGGGCTTAATTATAATGTCAGAATTGGATCTTCACCGAATGGAATTGACATCAGATCACCCATGGCAGAATTGTCATCAGGTGAAAGACTTATTTCAAAAAGGGGAATGATCAATGATACTGCATGGTTTATAGAATCTCTACCAGATGGAACTTATTACTGGAGTGTCCAAACTATAGATAATGGATATGAATCTTCTGAGTTTTCAAATGAGAATTCTTTTGTTAAAGGACCGCAGCCTTGTCCTGGAATTGAAAATTTTTCCTATGGAGGACAAACATACAATACTGTGCTTATTGGGAATCAATGTTGGATGAAAGAGAATTTAAATATAGGAACTAGAATAAATGGGAACCAGAACCAAACCAACAATAGCGTCATCGAAAAGTATTGCTATGATAATCAAGAAACGTATTGTAATGAATATGGAGGTTTATATCAATGGAATGAAATGATGCAATATACTAATGACTCTGCTATACAGGGAATTTGTCCTGACGGCTGGCATATTCCAACTGATTCGGAATGGAAAGTCCTAGAAGGTTTCGCAGATAGTCAATACGGGATAGGGGATCCAGTATGGAATAATATAGGTTATCGTGGATATGATGCCGGTAAGAACCTAAAATCGTATTATGGATGGAATGACATGGGGAACGGAATAGATCTGTATGGTTTCTCAGGATTACCTGGAGGATATAGAGAAGATGATGGAACATTTGGTGCCTTAGGTAATTTCAATTACTCCTGGTCATCTTCCAATTTTAGTTCAGATGAGGCTTGGAGAAGAGCAATGAGTTACCTACATGATGATATTTATCGGAGTGAGTATTTTAAATCTTTTGGATTTAGCCTCAGATGTATAAAAGATACAATTTCTTTGCCTCCACTAAAAAGTGAATTTAAGGTCAGCTCCAACTATGGCCTACATCCTCTTTCAGTTCAGTTTACCGATTTATCAGAAGGATATCCAGATGGATGGGAATGGGACTTCCAAAACGATGGAATAATTGACAGTTATGAGCAAAATCCCTCCTTTACTTATGAAAATCCTGGGTATTATTCTGTTTTTTTTAAAATAAAAAGAGGGCCAGACTTTGATACACTCACAAAAGCCAATTATATAATCGTATATCCTGATTATGATACCTGTCCGGGAATTCCGTCTTTAGATTATTATGGACAAACCTATAATACTGTATTAATTGGTAAGCAATGCTGGATTAAGGAAAATTTAAATGCTGGTGAAATGATTCCAGGTTCTGAAGGACAAACCAACAATGGGACAATTGAAAAATATTGTTTTGAAGATTCTGAAGACAATTGTACTAGATATGGAGGACTTTATCAGTGGGATGAACTAATGAGTTATGCCGCGGATACAGGTGTGCAAGGAATTTGCCCATCAGGATGGCATGTTCCAACTGACTGGGAATGGCTTATATTAGTAGATTATAATGGAGGATCATTTGAAGCTGGAGGAAAATTAAAAGAAACAGGCACATATCATTGGAATCCTCCTAATACAGGTGCTACGAATGAAAGTGGTTTTTCTGCTTTTGGAAACGGTCATCGCCAGGTAAGTGGAACATTTGTTGAAATCAAGGATAAAGCATATTATTGGTCATCATTACAATCAGGTGCATCTAAGGCCTACAACAGGCAAATGGCTAATGTTGATAATGATGTAATGCGAGGGGATGATACTAAGGCACTGGGATTCTCTTTGAGATGTATCTACAATGATTTATTTAATTCATACACTATTCAAACTAATTCTATTCCTCCTTCAGGAGGAGCCACTTTTGGAAATGGGACATACATCCAGGGTCAGGACATTACCATTTATGCAACTGAAAATCCCGGATATCAATTTATACACTGGAAAGAGGCCGATACAATAGTTACAACCCAACACGAATATACATTTACAGTTAATTCAGATCGTACATTTTATGCCCATTTTGAGCAACTTACCTACAGCATAACTACCTCGGCAGATCCTCTGACCGGAGGTTCTACTACGGGTGATGGAACATATTACTATAATGATGAGGTAACAGTTGAAGCCACGCCGGAACCGGACTGGAATTTCCTTAACTGGACAGAAAATGCTGTCATTGTTTCTTCTGATGAATTGTATACCTTTTATGTTACCGGTTCCAGAACTCTTGTAGCCCATTTTACACAGGAATTGATATATAATGTTTTGCTTACCCCGAATCCTGATTCCGGAGGCATTACAATTGGTTCCGGGAATTATACGGCCGGGAGTAATGTTTCCATCAAAGCACGTCCGAATGATGGCTGGGAATTTGTAAACTGGACTGAGAACAGTACGGTAATTTCTTCAGATACAGTATATACCTTCCAGATAAACTCAGATAGAGTTATCGAAGCTAATTTTAACCAACTGTCTTACGATTTATCTCTTAATTCCGTTCCCCCTGATGGTGGTAATACTGTTGGAGAAGGGACGTATTACTATGATGACCAGGTTGAAATTTCAGCATACCCGAATGAGCATTGGTCTTTTGTTAATTGGAAGGAAGCGGATACGGTTTTGTCAGATTTACAGTCATTGACGATTACAATAAGGGCTGATAGAACCATTGATGGGATCTTTCAGGAGGACCAGAAATTTGATGTCAGTGTGACTGCTCAGCCTCAGGAAGGTGGGATGGTACTGGGTGACAGCAGTTATTATTACGGTGATTATGCCACGGTAATGGCTAATGCAAATCAGGGCTGGCAGTTTATTGAATGGCAGGTTGGAGGAACATTTGTCTCTTCTTCTCAGGAATACTCTTTCATGGTTTCTGAGTCAGTAAATATGGTAGCGGTGTTTGAAAGTACCGGGATATTGTCTTTAGTGATTGAAAATACAGGAAATGACACAATATGCCAGGGTGAAAATATTTTACTCCAATGCCTTCCCTCCGGTGGGTCTCCTCCCTTTGATTTTAATTGGACATCAGACCCACCCGGCATTACAGGTACATCAAGCGAAATTTCAGTCATGCCGGGAGTGAACACTATTTACATTGTCTCGGTAACCGATGCTTTACTGAATTTCCGGAGTGATTCAATCGAAATTATGGTAAAGCCTTCTCCTCCGGCTAACATTGTCGGGAAAGGCAATCCCCCTTATATGATAATTTGTGTCGATTCCGGTTATTCTTACCAGTGGTTTTTCAATGATGCTATCCTGGATGGTGAAACAAAACAATTCTATTATCCCGGTGCCCAGGGACTTGAATTAGGCCAATATTATGTGAATGTTACCAATGATGAAGGCTGTTCTGCAAAGTCAAATATTTTTGAACGGTCAGCAAAAAGTGCTTTTGATATCTGGCCCAATCCAAGTACCGGTGAGTTCTATGTATCGGTTTCTTACGATTTGATAGTGGCGAATGAGGAAGCACAGATCCGGATTGTTGATTTGAACGGAAAGATTCTGGAAGAAATTATAATCTCAAGTGAGATGGCTAACAAGATAATCAGGCATAATTTCTTTGTAGGTAAAAAAGGTGTATTTATAGCAGAGTTCATAGGTTCTAACCAAAGAATGGCTAAAAAAGTGATTGTTTATTAGTGCTTTAATTGACCGGTATGAAAAGAATCAACATAACTATCGTTTTTATTCTTACGTCCCTGCTTGGTTTTTCACAGGCGAACCTTCCATTTGATGCACTGGCAGCAGATAAAGCCATCAAAGACTTACTTATTTCCTATAGCAATTTTTATAATCATAAGGAATATGTAAAGGATGCTAAGCCTGATTATTCTGCAATAGGCGAATTGTTTGCAGATAATATCATAATCCGGAATGATTGCAACCCAGGAAAGAGCACTCCCATTGTTTTGAAAGAATACATCAATTATCTTTCAGAACATTTCCAGCTGGGATTAAACGTAATGTTTAATGACCCGGTGATTATTAAGGAAAAGGCTGATGAAAATGTAAAGGTTTTGAAAATCAGGTATTCCAAAGAAATATTCGGTTACTATGACCTAAAACAGCCTTTCCGGAGAACCATAAATGAAATGATAACCTTGGTTTTAAATAAAGACGGAAAATGGAAGATCAGTGCTATTGAGATCATTTCTGATCCTTTGTTTTTCATTGATTTCCTGGCAGGTCCTTCATTTGGAAGCTTTAATATGGGGAACTCCGTTGTGGATTATCCATTGGAGGGATATTCCAGTAAGGATAAAACAACATTCAACTATGGGCTGGAACTGGGCTTCAGGATTGTGGACCAGTTAAGTGTAAAGACGGGGTTGATCTTTGCTTCCTATAAAACTTCAATTACTTCGAATTATCTCAACCAGGAGCCTGTAAAGTCGGTAGATAAAGATAGTGAAAGCTATTATCTTTATACTGAGGCCAGTGATATAAAAGAGGAATTAAACTTAAAATACTACAAGATCCCAATCAAGCTCCAATACGTTTTTATGCATGAACGAAAAGTCTCTCCATTCATTGGTGCCGGTTTGAACT
Above is a genomic segment from Bacteroidota bacterium containing:
- a CDS encoding T9SS type A sorting domain-containing protein, whose translation is MYIGLDKNLLVMRAVIFSIVAFFLCNIHFSQDTLHVPVPYTTIQGAINASSDGDVVLVQPGIYYENINFNGKGITLGSLELTTGDTSYISQTIIDGNQSGSVVLFINGEDSTAIITGFTLTNGNSLNGGGIYCNLNSSPVIRNSIISNNSAEDGGGINCHNGNCSPLLINLTIKQNNASDDGGGIWVHHPSTIYVENTRIIQNTSGHKGGGIWWNGPAVPYLKDVCINNNSASFGGGACCEAAIFQTVNPLFENVTFTENTANNGGGVYIDDTSPIFMNCIFWNNSPNEISTESSANVTVSYTDIENGWSGAGIGNIDNDPLFADPLNRDFHLTIGSPCIDTGNPDPAYNDPDGTRNDMGAYYFNQPSLEIDTIYADPQTVCPGDSSQLNVTIINVAGIPIFNWTSDPPGFSSTLQNPVVYPLVTTEYIVTVTDDNSSVTDSVMVSIYPPVEIDTVYADPQEICSGESSQLNVTVINATGDPIFNWVSNPPGFNSTLQNPVVTPTVTTTYIVTVTDNCNSVSDSTIVTVYPLPQLFTVTGGGEYCEGGLGVDVGLDDSEAGIQYELYIDGNSTGNIIAGTGSQISFGNQTVEGIYTVFGSSDNCSIQMNGYTTVSIITPYEGEEICLVTVANQNMIIWNKTPGENIKSYNIYRETTQSGIYECIASIPYSSFSTYLDLNSYPEQKAYRYRISVIDSCDNESGLSPHHKTIHLTVSAGVNGWNLIWSGYEGIDFGTYYIYRSILWGSFTLLDSIQGNLTSYTDLNSSIFLSLYKIAIVNPEGCNPMAELTGYDTAFSNIAYADPVLLIEPDKAEVELDYHSDTKTLTINNLAYNEAGTISVYDICGRSVLSQGINSHKCSFNLENVSPGLFIIHVSTNYQKISRKVFIN
- a CDS encoding VCBS repeat-containing protein, with protein sequence MFAKVINILLVGVIFLTYFPLVAVSQEIHSNDLMEPQFLDPTFVDINAGLIGTYNGASQWADFDNDGDLDLIITGNINGTQCTTAVYMNYNNTFSLMSTGLIGVSSGSLDCGDYDNDGDIDIVIVGNHMANRDTSIIYKNQGSFNFTDIGANIQGMGGYARCKWGDYDNDGDLDLILIGMDTESGGIHLTKLYRNDGNDIFTEVSTNITGLFASSVNWGDYDNDGDLDLIISGVDQVYAKHTIVYNNSGGIFTNIGFNFPGVSDGVVTWADYDNEGDLDILIVGSNSTGQLISGLFRNDGNDIFTEITTPIVGVDYAYISWGDYNNDGFIDIIVCGDDSFSGTNPITKLYRNDGSGNFVYESTSIAGLCSGRISWGDYDNDHDLDILINGHSGDNGGGIPYLLIYRNDGSIFNSLPEAPSSLSCVLDNGSVRLSWNKGNDIETGVNGLNYNVRIGSSPNGIDIRSPMAELSSGERLISKRGMINDTAWFIESLPDGTYYWSVQTIDNGYESSEFSNENSFVKGPQPCPGIENFSYGGQTYNTVLIGNQCWMKENLNIGTRINGNQNQTNNSVIEKYCYDNQETYCNEYGGLYQWNEMMQYTNDSAIQGICPDGWHIPTDSEWKVLEGFADSQYGIGDPVWNNIGYRGYDAGKNLKSYYGWNDMGNGIDLYGFSGLPGGYREDDGTFGALGNFNYSWSSSNFSSDEAWRRAMSYLHDDIYRSEYFKSFGFSLRCIKDTISLPPLKSEFKVSSNYGLHPLSVQFTDLSEGYPDGWEWDFQNDGIIDSYEQNPSFTYENPGYYSVFFKIKRGPDFDTLTKANYIIVYPDYDTCPGIPSLDYYGQTYNTVLIGKQCWIKENLNAGEMIPGSEGQTNNGTIEKYCFEDSEDNCTRYGGLYQWDELMSYAADTGVQGICPSGWHVPTDWEWLILVDYNGGSFEAGGKLKETGTYHWNPPNTGATNESGFSAFGNGHRQVSGTFVEIKDKAYYWSSLQSGASKAYNRQMANVDNDVMRGDDTKALGFSLRCIYNDLFNSYTIQTNSIPPSGGATFGNGTYIQGQDITIYATENPGYQFIHWKEADTIVTTQHEYTFTVNSDRTFYAHFEQLTYSITTSADPLTGGSTTGDGTYYYNDEVTVEATPEPDWNFLNWTENAVIVSSDELYTFYVTGSRTLVAHFTQELIYNVLLTPNPDSGGITIGSGNYTAGSNVSIKARPNDGWEFVNWTENSTVISSDTVYTFQINSDRVIEANFNQLSYDLSLNSVPPDGGNTVGEGTYYYDDQVEISAYPNEHWSFVNWKEADTVLSDLQSLTITIRADRTIDGIFQEDQKFDVSVTAQPQEGGMVLGDSSYYYGDYATVMANANQGWQFIEWQVGGTFVSSSQEYSFMVSESVNMVAVFESTGILSLVIENTGNDTICQGENILLQCLPSGGSPPFDFNWTSDPPGITGTSSEISVMPGVNTIYIVSVTDALLNFRSDSIEIMVKPSPPANIVGKGNPPYMIICVDSGYSYQWFFNDAILDGETKQFYYPGAQGLELGQYYVNVTNDEGCSAKSNIFERSAKSAFDIWPNPSTGEFYVSVSYDLIVANEEAQIRIVDLNGKILEEIIISSEMANKIIRHNFFVGKKGVFIAEFIGSNQRMAKKVIVY
- a CDS encoding outer membrane beta-barrel protein, translating into MKRINITIVFILTSLLGFSQANLPFDALAADKAIKDLLISYSNFYNHKEYVKDAKPDYSAIGELFADNIIIRNDCNPGKSTPIVLKEYINYLSEHFQLGLNVMFNDPVIIKEKADENVKVLKIRYSKEIFGYYDLKQPFRRTINEMITLVLNKDGKWKISAIEIISDPLFFIDFLAGPSFGSFNMGNSVVDYPLEGYSSKDKTTFNYGLELGFRIVDQLSVKTGLIFASYKTSITSNYLNQEPVKSVDKDSESYYLYTEASDIKEELNLKYYKIPIKLQYVFMHERKVSPFIGAGLNYCIYASSGSNISGISTQEGYYPQYHAVLYDIPELGFMTNHAFDQEIEPGFKDYSLSGEFSAGIVTPIYLNKIYFIVNASYEIGFTNIIEEDTYYLSTKAREYNSLILSRDQVKMNSFTIYAGLRFGIK